In the Silvanigrella aquatica genome, CTTTTTCCAGAACCAGACTCACCCACAATTCCTAAAGCTTCTCCTGCATTTAAGGAAAGACTAATTCCATTTACAGCTTTAATGGCACCATCTGGAGTTGCGAAAGAAACATTTAAGTTGTTTACACTCAATAAAGTCATACATGTACTCCAAATAATTAGCGATCTTTGGGATCGAGAGCATCGCGTAAGCCGTCGCCAATAAAGTTAAAACAGAACAAAGTAACAACTAAAAAGGAAGCCGGAAATACAAGACGCCACCATGCCACTGTTACATTTTGCGCGCCATCATTAATTAACACGCCCCAACTTGTTGCAGGTTCTTGTACACCTAAGCCTAAAAAGCTCAAAAATGATTCAGTTAAAATAACTTGAGGAATTGTTAAAGTAACATAGACTATGACTATGCCTAAAATATTTGGAACAATATGTCGCCAGATAATTGTAGGAGAATTCACGCCACCAGCGTGGGCGGCTTCAATAAATTCTTTGCTTTTTAAGCTTAGAGTTTGGCCTCTTACAATACGCGCCATATCAAGCCAATTCACGGCTCCAATGGCAATAAATATGAGAAAGATATTTCTGCCAAAAAATGTCATTAATAAAATGACAAAAAACATGAAAGGTAAGGAATAAATAATATCAACAATGCGCATCATAAAACCATCAATTTTGCCACCTAAAAATCCTGCTGTGGCTCCATATGCAATGCCAATAACAACACTGACGACACTTGAAATAATTCCAATAAGGAGAGACATGCGCCCTCCGTAAAGCGTGCGCGCGAAAACATCGCGGCCTAAATCATCGGTTCCAAAGAAGTGGAGATTGGAAAAACTCGGCGCGAGTCCAATGGAGCCCCAATCTGTGTCTTGCATTTCAAAATGGGAGAGAAAAGGCGCAAAAATTACCGATAATGTAATAAAGAAAAGGACGAAAAGACTGACAACGGCAGCCTTGTTTCGGGAAAGTCTGCGCACAGCATCTTTCCATAAACTGCGTCCTTTTATTTCCGCATTTTTATCGATTTGTTCCATTATAAGCGCTCTTTTATTTAATTTGGTGATACTTGGCGTTGCTGACATAAATAGTTATTCCTTACTAATATTTAATTTTTGGATCTATTAAAGCGTAGAGGACATCAACGATAAAATTAAATGCAATGATGAGTGCTCCCACGAGAATGACAGAACCAAGAACAAGAGTGTAATCCCTATTTAACGCTCCTTTTACTAAATAACTCCCTAAACCAGGCAGGCTAAAAATTTGTTCAATAACTACGGAACCCGTAATGATGCCTGCTGTTGCTGGACCTAAATAGGAAATAACAGGTAAAATGGCAGGGCGAATGGCATGCCTGAAAAGAATAATACGGTTTGGTATGCCTTTTGCCTTTGCTGTGCGGATGTAGTTGCTGCGTAAAACTTCAATCATGCTTCCGCGCATAATGCGGCTAATAATAGCAATTTGAGGCAGAGCTAAAGCTGTGACTGGTAAAACCATGTTGGAAAAGGAACCTTCATTCCATCCCCCCGCAGGTAACCAGCCTAAAATGACGGCAAAAAGCAATGTAAACAGCGGAGCGGTAACAAACGTCGGAATTGAAATACCCGTCATGGACATTCCTGTGGCGACATAGTCTATCCAGGTATTTTGCTTGAAAGCGGCTAGGGAGCCCACAAGAACACCCACAATAAGAGCGATAGTCATAGACCATCCGCCAATCCATAAGGATACCGGAAAACCCTGGGAAATAAGTTGGTTGACAGTCCAGTCGGGGTATTTAAATGAAGGGCCAAAGTCGCCTCGTGCCAGGGACCAAAGATAATCAAGATATTGAATAAAAATAGGGTCATTTAAGTGGTATTTAGCATCAAGATTTGCTTGTACTGCAGCACTTAATACTTTTTCACCAGAAAAAGGTCCGCCAGGAGCAAAGCGCATTAAGAAAAAGGATAGAGTGATAAGTACGATTAATGTGGGCCAAGCCCCAAGAAATCTTTTTATAGTATATGACACCATAAATACCAAAACCTCAAATTAAATGTAACAGTTATGCTCTAAAATTAACGATTAACAGTAACAAATTTTATATTAATAATTTAAATCAAATTAATAAACACTTTTTTTACTTTTTTTATCGGCTTGCTGTGATTTCGCTATCTATAATATAAAAGTTTCTTGAATAGCTGTGGTCAAGAGGATTTAATCCCGAATAACCTCCGACATGTTGTTTTACTAAGTGAGTCGTAACATAAGTAAACATCGGAATAACGGGATAATCATTCATTAATAAGAAAGATGCTTCTTGGAAGAGTTTGCTACGTTTTTCTTTATTTGTTTCCAATGAGGCCATTTTAATTAAATTGTCATATTTTACATTGGTGTATTTGGGATGATTTTGTGGATGTTTCGATTGAAACATGTCCAAAAATGAAGAGGTGTCATTGTAGTCCGCAATCCATCCGTCGCGAGCGGCAACATAATTGCCCTCGGTTCTATCGGTTAAAAAAACCTTCCATTCTTTGTTTGACAGCGAGACTTTTACACCTAAATTTTGTTCCCACATTGACGCTAAAGCAATGGCTACTTTTTTATGTAAAATATTTGTATTGTAAGTATAGTTTAATGTTAAAGGTTTTTCTTTAGAATAGCCCGCTTCTTTGTATAATTTTTGAGCTTCCGCAAGGCGTTCTGCGGGTGATAGTTTGTCCCAAGCGTAGGATTGTTGTTTGTAGTCGGCGACTCCAAAAGGAACAATATCGTAGGAGGGTATTTCACCCCTTCCTGTTACCTTTTCAGATAATATTTTTCTATCAAGAGCCATAGACAAAGCTTGGGCTAATTTAGGATTATTTTTAAATGGTTCTACTTTTGTATTTAATGAAATATAATAGATTGAAAGATAAGGATTTGTATGCAGTTGTTTGCCATAAACTTTTTTCAAATCCTTAAATTTGTCAGAAGGAATGTCATAGGTGAAATCTAATTGACCTGTTTGGAACATTTGCAGTTCCGTATTTGCGTCGCTAATTGGGAAATAGTTCACAGTTTCAATGACAGTTTTGCTGCTATTCCAATAATGGGGGTTTCGTTCTGCGATAATTTTATCCCCAATTTTCCAGTATTTTAATTTAAAAGCACCACTATTAACAACGTTTCCAGGTTGTGTAAATTGATCACCATACTTTTCAACATTTGCTTTTTTAACAATACTTAAATTTTGAAAGGCGGCTAATTTTAAAAAATAGGGAGTTGGTTTTTCAAGAGTAATTTGCACCGTGCTTGGATTTAAGGCAACAATACCCATTTGTTCTGGTTTTGCTTTGCCCTGGGAAATAAGTGTTGCATTTTTAATCATGGAAATGATTTCAGCATATGTGGATGCGGTTTTGGGATCGGCAAGTCTACGGTAAGAAAAGACCACATCTTCGGCTGTAATGGTTGAGCCATCGGAGAACTTGGCGTTGGGACGAATATAAAACGTATAAACGAGGCCATCTTTGCTTGTCTCCCATTTTGAAGCAATGGCAGGCATGATTTCGCCTTTTTCACCTTCAGATAAGAGTCCTTCGAACAGATCGAATAAGACGCGTCCGCTCACGTTATCTTCCGCTTTTTGGGGATCGAGACTTGGGACTTCAGCTCCAATACCAACGTTTAAAACTTGTTTTGCAGAGAGTTTTGTACCCACGGGAACGTCAGCAGCATGTGTGTTCATTGTGAATGTGAGCAAAGAAAGCAAAGTTGTTCCAATTATACAAGTATTTTTCAAACGTTTTAAATGAGGCATTAGACCCTCCAGTCTTGGTGGTAAAGTTTTTTCCTTACGAGCAATATTTTTTTTAGCTATTGACTTACTAGCCGATTAATCATGAACTGTCAACGGAAAATGTGGTTTTTAAACGAAAAAATATAGAAGGATATTAAATTTAAAGGATTTAAGTGAGATAAAGTTAAATATTATAAATGATATTTTAAGAATTGTTTGTTCTTATTTATTAAGATTAACTTTTTATGACTATTATATATCTTTTTAATGTAAAGGTTAATTTAATTTTTTTGATATTTAATTTTAAATAATAATAATACATAAAATTATTAATTTATAATAAATATAATCTATGTATTATATTGAAAAAAATTTCTTTAAGTTGTGAAATAGCGCGCTTGCGGATGCCATGAAACGAGAGCGCTGGTGGTAAGTTCAGGATGCATTTGGAAGGCTTCTGAGATTTGCACACCAATCCTATCCGCTGCAAGAAGTTGCAACAGAGTCCCATTCCCTTCCATATGGGGGCAGGCAGGATACCCAAAAGAATATCGTGACCCTTGATAACCTTGACTAAAAAGCTGTCTGAGAGTTTTGGCATCTTTTATGGAAATTCCTAAATCAGTGCGAATTCTTTTATGAATCAATTCGGCAAAAGCCTCTGTCAGCTCGGTACCCAATCCATGTAAATAGTAATATTCTGTAAAGTTACCTTGATCGTAAAGTAACTTTGAATCTTTGGATAGTTTGTCACCTAAAGTTACTATTTGCACAGCGAGTGTATCTATATCTCCCGATTGAACATTTTTAAAAAAGTCAGAAATACAAATAATTTTTCCTTCCTTTTGTCTTGGAAAATAAAATTCTGAAATAATTTCTCTGTTTTTTATAGGAGTATCAATTTTTGTACCTGGTTTGTAAACTAATAGCTTATTACCTTCAGAGCACACAGGAAAATAACCATAAATTGCTTGAGGAATAATATTTTTTTCTTTAATAAGTTTTTCTTTCATCTGTGCAAATAAGGGAAAAGCTTTTTTGTCAAGAATTTCATTAAACTGCTCTTCGGTCATATTTTTTTGTGAAAATCCCCATCGGCTGCGGATTAAGGCAAATTCATCAATATATTGAAATAAATTTTCAATTGGTTCTGTCACAATTTTTGTTCCCCAAAAGGGTGGTTCAGGTACCTTTTCGTCTTTTCGGATCCAGGGGCTTTGGCCATATTTATCTGCTTCTAATGTTTTGTTACCTTTACGGATGATTTTTATTTCATTATCTGATGCTGTCGGTGATGTAACAGCAGTCTCTTTATTGTTACTTCGTGCAAAATTTCTAATTTCAGTTGTTTTTTGTGCATCAGGAATTTCGTTTAAGGGACATAATTTCTCCATAATTTTTAAGCTTTCAAAGGCATCAAAAGCATAAAAAACCGGACCTGGATACACAGCTTGGCAATCTTTTTCTACAAATTCACGCGTTAAAGCAGCTCCTCCTAAAATAACGGGAATTTTGAAACCATGTATAGCCATGTACTCTAAATTTTCCTTCATAATGGCTGTTGATTTGACGAGCAATCCACTCATTCCAATGGCATGCGCGCCTGAATTTTTGTATTTTTCAAGGATGGATTCAATGGGTTGTTTTATTCCTAAATTTAAAATTTCAAAGCCGTTATTGGACAAAATAACATCAACCAGGTTTTTTCCAATATCGTGAACATCTCCTTTAACTGTGGCAATGATCATTTTACCTTTGCTATAGCTCGATTTTTTTTCCATATAAGGTTCTAAGGATTTAACTGCGGCTTTCATAGCCTCAGCGCTTTCCAACACAAAAGGCAGTTGCATTTCTCCGGCGCCAAAGCGTTCCCCGACGACTTTCATACCATCGAGTAAAATGCTATTAATGATATGCAGCGGAGGATATTTTTGCAGAGCTTCCATGCAATCTTCAACAATAAATTGTTTTTCTCCGTCAATAATATCTAGTTTTAAGCGTTCTTCAACAGATAATGTGCTTCGTTTAGAATTTTCATTCATCCCCGATTTTTTTGAATCAGAAAATTTTTGTAATATTTTTTTTAGGGGGTCATATTGTTCATTTCGTTTATCGAAAATTAAATCTTCAAAAAGTCCTCTATCTTCATGGTCAATTTTAGCTACGGGAATTATTTTTGAAGCATTTAATATGGCTAAATCAAGACCATTTTTAACCGCATGATAAAGCATTAATGAATTTAACATTTGCCTAGTATATGGATTTAAACCAAAACTGATATTCGATAATCCAAGAATAGTACGTACACCTGTTAACTTAGATTTAATTTCTTTAATAGCATCAAGCGTGGAAATAGCTGATTTCCTAAATTCTTCATCACCACTTCCTAAAGTAAATGTCAGAGGATCAAAAATAAGATCACCTGGATTCATATTAAAATCATCGACTACTAATTTATAAATTCTTTTTGCTATTTCTAATTTTCTTTCAACGGTTTTTGCCATACCTTCTTCATCAATTGTTAAAGCAACTATGGCAGCGCCATATTCTTTGCAAAGAGTTAAAATTTTTCTTGCTTTTTCTTCTCCATCTTCAAAATTAATCGAAT is a window encoding:
- the oppC gene encoding oligopeptide ABC transporter permease OppC → MSATPSITKLNKRALIMEQIDKNAEIKGRSLWKDAVRRLSRNKAAVVSLFVLFFITLSVIFAPFLSHFEMQDTDWGSIGLAPSFSNLHFFGTDDLGRDVFARTLYGGRMSLLIGIISSVVSVVIGIAYGATAGFLGGKIDGFMMRIVDIIYSLPFMFFVILLMTFFGRNIFLIFIAIGAVNWLDMARIVRGQTLSLKSKEFIEAAHAGGVNSPTIIWRHIVPNILGIVIVYVTLTIPQVILTESFLSFLGLGVQEPATSWGVLINDGAQNVTVAWWRLVFPASFLVVTLFCFNFIGDGLRDALDPKDR
- the oppB gene encoding oligopeptide ABC transporter permease OppB, with product MVSYTIKRFLGAWPTLIVLITLSFFLMRFAPGGPFSGEKVLSAAVQANLDAKYHLNDPIFIQYLDYLWSLARGDFGPSFKYPDWTVNQLISQGFPVSLWIGGWSMTIALIVGVLVGSLAAFKQNTWIDYVATGMSMTGISIPTFVTAPLFTLLFAVILGWLPAGGWNEGSFSNMVLPVTALALPQIAIISRIMRGSMIEVLRSNYIRTAKAKGIPNRIILFRHAIRPAILPVISYLGPATAGIITGSVVIEQIFSLPGLGSYLVKGALNRDYTLVLGSVILVGALIIAFNFIVDVLYALIDPKIKY
- a CDS encoding peptide ABC transporter substrate-binding protein, giving the protein MPHLKRLKNTCIIGTTLLSLLTFTMNTHAADVPVGTKLSAKQVLNVGIGAEVPSLDPQKAEDNVSGRVLFDLFEGLLSEGEKGEIMPAIASKWETSKDGLVYTFYIRPNAKFSDGSTITAEDVVFSYRRLADPKTASTYAEIISMIKNATLISQGKAKPEQMGIVALNPSTVQITLEKPTPYFLKLAAFQNLSIVKKANVEKYGDQFTQPGNVVNSGAFKLKYWKIGDKIIAERNPHYWNSSKTVIETVNYFPISDANTELQMFQTGQLDFTYDIPSDKFKDLKKVYGKQLHTNPYLSIYYISLNTKVEPFKNNPKLAQALSMALDRKILSEKVTGRGEIPSYDIVPFGVADYKQQSYAWDKLSPAERLAEAQKLYKEAGYSKEKPLTLNYTYNTNILHKKVAIALASMWEQNLGVKVSLSNKEWKVFLTDRTEGNYVAARDGWIADYNDTSSFLDMFQSKHPQNHPKYTNVKYDNLIKMASLETNKEKRSKLFQEASFLLMNDYPVIPMFTYVTTHLVKQHVGGYSGLNPLDHSYSRNFYIIDSEITASR
- the metH gene encoding methionine synthase, giving the protein MKKTISDIMRERVLLLDGAMGTQIFANNPTLDDYGGIQTEGCVELLNERRKEWIQEIHHNYFNAGSDAVETNTFGCNEIVLAEFGIAHRSENLNIQAAKLAREVASSYNTPKFVIGSVGPGTKIISLLQIDYQTLYQSYYTQMRGLLIGGVDAILIETCQDINQVKIAVRAAKKAMQELKKQVPIWTQVTIEATGTMLVGSDIQTALTAIESLGVDVLGMNCATGPDEMRQHIAYLAEASPFALSVLPNAGLPQNIGGKTVYPLGPQDFAHKVVTMAKDFSLNVIGGCCGTTPEHIKELAKISGQLNAGMRKGKYDRSVCSLYSSVPLNLEPKPLYVGERTNANGSKKFRDLLAQNDFDGLVQIAKGQLKEGAHILDVCVAYVSRNETEDMDQFLKKLVTQVNIPLMIDSTEVNVIERALQIAPGKCIVNSINFEDGEEKARKILTLCKEYGAAIVALTIDEEGMAKTVERKLEIAKRIYKLVVDDFNMNPGDLIFDPLTFTLGSGDEEFRKSAISTLDAIKEIKSKLTGVRTILGLSNISFGLNPYTRQMLNSLMLYHAVKNGLDLAILNASKIIPVAKIDHEDRGLFEDLIFDKRNEQYDPLKKILQKFSDSKKSGMNENSKRSTLSVEERLKLDIIDGEKQFIVEDCMEALQKYPPLHIINSILLDGMKVVGERFGAGEMQLPFVLESAEAMKAAVKSLEPYMEKKSSYSKGKMIIATVKGDVHDIGKNLVDVILSNNGFEILNLGIKQPIESILEKYKNSGAHAIGMSGLLVKSTAIMKENLEYMAIHGFKIPVILGGAALTREFVEKDCQAVYPGPVFYAFDAFESLKIMEKLCPLNEIPDAQKTTEIRNFARSNNKETAVTSPTASDNEIKIIRKGNKTLEADKYGQSPWIRKDEKVPEPPFWGTKIVTEPIENLFQYIDEFALIRSRWGFSQKNMTEEQFNEILDKKAFPLFAQMKEKLIKEKNIIPQAIYGYFPVCSEGNKLLVYKPGTKIDTPIKNREIISEFYFPRQKEGKIICISDFFKNVQSGDIDTLAVQIVTLGDKLSKDSKLLYDQGNFTEYYYLHGLGTELTEAFAELIHKRIRTDLGISIKDAKTLRQLFSQGYQGSRYSFGYPACPHMEGNGTLLQLLAADRIGVQISEAFQMHPELTTSALVSWHPQARYFTT